One genomic window of Parasteatoda tepidariorum isolate YZ-2023 chromosome 9, CAS_Ptep_4.0, whole genome shotgun sequence includes the following:
- the LOC107437086 gene encoding solute carrier organic anion transporter family member 4A1 — MTGANDSGLSPESDKACAYSISSSKSQLFLVKGDIGFEDTTSKANGSINSVSELSDSFTGTDKLCGWANFRPLCLQNCRTPRWFLFWICWAGALQGLIVNGFINVVITTIEKRYELKSTETGFIAGSYDIASFLCLIPITYLGGTRSKPFFLGSGLILLSFGSLVFSLPYFLAGTYTFSQEQDFHCHSGLQSANYTAVCSVAESSLSSYKYIFFIGQLLHGAGAVPLYTLGCTYLEENVSTKMSSMYLGIFYTMAIVGPALGYLLGGQMLRLYVDFGIDANELGLSPSSTVWVGAWWIGFVFAAVLGLLIAIPVLAFPKTLPSTDKVKAGKISEMHQKLQESDAARVDFGSSFSDLPSSLKLLITNPTFVFLSLAGASEGILLAGLATFLPKLIESQFSYQASFAAFIVGSVTIPGAGGGNLLGGYLVKRFKMKCASIIRMCIAFCLICLAFSFIFILHCPDSKFAGVNVNISDETMGSKFLSDCNSDCTCSDHNYDPICGADNTIYFSPCFAGCQTVYQENERKAYGSCSCIEHGGMNMTFRGTEYVVQATREKCDNNCTHGPLFLGVIFLCMFFTFLVSMPSLSATLRCVAESQKSFGLGIQWMAVRLLGTIPAPIFFGWLIDKSCILWQDSCDNDKGSCLFYNNEKMSSNILSIVCLVKILSCILFSMAWYTYRPPDTSRTVASDSACEPNSPQQSQSISKNIANEEQCVGIRFAPYQNEAFTSCDAHTSSVL; from the exons ATGACTGGTGCCAATGATTCAGGATTATCTCCTGAAAGTGATAAAGCCTGTGCATATTCAATATCTTCTAGTAAAAGCCAACTATTTTTGGTAAAGGGTGATATTGGTTTCGAAGATACCACTTCAAAAGCAAATGGCTCTATCAATTCCGTGAGTGAACTATCAGACAGTTTCACTGGAACAGACAAATTGTGTGGCTGGGCCAATTTCCGTCCATTGTGTTTACAGAATTGCAGAACTCCTCGGTGGTTCCTCTTCTGGATATGTTGGGCAGGAGCTCTTCAAGGACTTATTGTAAACggttttataaatgtagtcattaCGACAATAGAAAAAAGATACGAGTTAAAAAGTACTGAAACTGGCTTTATAGCCGGCTCTTACGATATAGCAtcatttctttgtttaattCCTATTACATATTTAGGTGGCACGCGTAGCAAGCCATTTTTTTTAGGAAGTGGACTTATTCTTTTGTCATTCGGATCTTTAGTGTTTTCCTTGCCATATTTTCTCGCTGGTACTTATACGTTTAGCCAAGAGCAGGATTTCCATTGCCATTCTGGACTTCAAAGTGCTAATTATACAGCAGTCTGTTCTGTAGCAGAATCTTCTCTATCaagctataaatatatatttttcattggccAATTGTTGCATGGAGCTGGTGCTGTTCCACTGTATACTTTAGGATGCACTTATCTGGAAGAAAATGTGTCTACTAAAATGTCATCGATGTATTTAG gCATTTTTTACACCATGGCTATTGTCGGACCTGCTTTGGGATATCTTCTTGGCGGACAAATGTTGAGATTATATGTCGATTTTGGCATTGATGCTAATGA gttaGGTTTATCACCATCAAGTACTGTTTGGGTTGGAGCCTGGTGGATAGGCTTTGTGTTTGCAGCAGTATTAGGATTGCTTATTGCTATACCCGTTCTTGCTTTTCCTAAAACATTACCAT ctaCAGATAAAGTGAAAGCTGGTAAAATCAGTGAAATGCATCAAAAACTTCAGGAAAGTGATGCAGCTCGAGTAGATTTTGGATCCAGTTTTTCGGATTTACCTTCTTCATTGAAACTTTTGATTACAAACCCAACATTTGTATTCCTAAGTCTAGCTGGTGCAAGTGAAG GTATTTTACTTGCTGGTCTAGCAACATTCTTGCCTAAATTAATTGAATCACAATTCAGTTACCAAGCTAGTTTTGCTGCTTTTATTGTTg GTTCGGTGACAATACCCGGTGCTGGAGGTGGAAATCTTCTTGGAGGTTACCTTGTTAAGAGATTTAAAATGAAGTGTGCCAGTATCATTAGGATGTGTATTGCATTTTGTCTGATCTGCTTAGCTTTCTCTTTCATATTTATTCTGCATTGCCCAGATTCCAAATTTGCTGGAGTAAATGTCAATATTTCAGATGA aaccATGGGATCAAAATTTTTGTCTGATTGCAATTCTGACTGTACTTGTTCGGATCATAACTATGATCCAATTTGTGGTGCAGATAACACAATTTACTTTTCTCCTTGTTTTGCTGGCTGTCAAACGGTTTatcaagaaaatgaaagaaag GCCTATGGATCTTGTTCGTGCATTGAACATGGAGGGATGAATATGACATTTCGTGGAACAGAATATGTTGTCCAAGCAACTCGGGAGAAATGTGATAATAACTGTACTCATGGTCCATTATTTCTGGGTGTTATATTTCTTTGTATGTTCTTCACATTTTTGGTCAGCATGCCTTCTTTGTCAGCCACTTTACG ATGTGTTGCTGAGTCGCAAAAATCATTTGGCTTGGGTATACAGTGGATGGCTGTTCGACTTCTTG gtaCAATCCCTGCTCCCATATTTTTTGGATGGTTAATCGACAAAAGCTGTATTCTGTGGCAGGACTCCTGCGATAATGACAAAGGCTCTTGCTTGTtctacaataatgaaaaaatgagcTCCAACATCCTGAGTATTGTTTGCCTGGTGAAAATTCTTTCTTGCATCTTATTTTCGATGGCATGGTACACTTACCGTCCACCAGACACTTCAAGAACTGTAGCCAGCGATTCTGCCTGCGAACCCAACTCACCCCAACAGTCTCAGTCCATTTCGAAGAACATTGCTAACGAAGAGCAGTGCGTTGGAATCAGGTTTGCTCCTTATCAAAATGAGGCTTTTACTTCATGTGATGCACATACCAGTAGTGTACTCTGA